Proteins encoded within one genomic window of Bdellovibrio bacteriovorus:
- a CDS encoding cyclic nucleotide-binding domain-containing protein, whose product MKLHPAEIAKEIKSFSFFKSFSDDLLLQASAMIHTESVSAGSFILQEGKKNTSLFFLRSGSVEVSLAGEVIATLNTPGEVFGEMSVITSNLTSTTVKALTPVECFVIRSEDFGHVHPKDKDRFQALLFQIYCFILTERLMRTNEKARLFEILNRELHEAQSAIEKSGGGKVLLVEPDKKQQLPIRMALGGTGVQLDIASDSAMGHTFLAENKYDIVLCEEACVDVLKDVQDKKSSPYAVLLTSKDVQGNLKVLEQNRFVDHIISRDAEDRNATIRYVLTALSKLLNKDLFGIEKYLTWGVEVQTRAVTHSGQREGLREDIYSYFKKMGIRSTVLDRVNTVVEEMLMNAIYDAPVDAQGKSIFNHISRKEEIKLDTHQQSQLTYASDGVLLAVAVKDPFGSLTKNIIIDYLMSCYNGQAGSMNAEKGGAGRGLHQIIENADLTVFNVKKGVRTEVICLFNVDGQKREAQPSFHYFFV is encoded by the coding sequence ATGAAGTTGCACCCTGCCGAAATTGCTAAGGAAATTAAAAGTTTCTCTTTCTTCAAGTCATTTAGTGATGACTTGCTTTTACAAGCATCTGCAATGATTCACACCGAGTCTGTTTCCGCAGGAAGCTTCATTCTTCAAGAAGGAAAGAAGAACACTTCTCTTTTTTTTCTTAGATCTGGAAGCGTGGAAGTTTCTTTAGCTGGCGAAGTTATCGCCACGCTGAACACACCGGGTGAAGTGTTCGGTGAAATGAGTGTGATCACATCTAATTTGACGTCGACGACAGTTAAAGCACTTACGCCTGTAGAATGCTTCGTCATTCGCTCGGAAGATTTCGGACATGTACACCCGAAAGACAAAGATCGCTTCCAAGCTCTGCTTTTTCAAATCTACTGCTTTATCCTTACTGAGCGCTTGATGCGCACCAATGAAAAGGCCAGGCTGTTTGAGATTCTCAACCGCGAGCTTCACGAAGCTCAAAGCGCCATTGAAAAAAGTGGTGGCGGTAAGGTTCTTTTGGTCGAGCCCGATAAAAAGCAGCAACTTCCAATTCGGATGGCGCTCGGCGGAACCGGTGTTCAACTGGATATCGCCAGTGACTCTGCGATGGGGCACACGTTCTTAGCTGAAAATAAGTATGATATTGTTCTGTGTGAAGAAGCTTGTGTGGACGTCTTAAAAGATGTTCAAGACAAGAAGTCTTCTCCCTATGCGGTTCTTCTGACAAGCAAGGACGTACAAGGAAACTTAAAGGTTCTCGAGCAAAACCGCTTCGTTGATCACATCATTTCTCGTGATGCCGAAGATAGAAACGCGACGATTCGTTATGTCTTAACGGCCCTAAGCAAGCTCTTAAATAAAGATCTTTTCGGTATCGAAAAATATCTGACTTGGGGGGTAGAGGTGCAAACTCGCGCTGTCACTCACTCCGGTCAGCGCGAAGGGCTTCGAGAAGACATTTATTCCTACTTTAAAAAGATGGGAATTCGCAGCACGGTTTTAGATCGCGTTAACACAGTGGTTGAAGAAATGCTGATGAATGCGATCTACGATGCTCCGGTTGATGCTCAAGGGAAGTCCATCTTCAATCACATTTCTCGTAAAGAAGAAATCAAACTCGATACCCATCAGCAGTCGCAGCTAACGTACGCCAGTGATGGGGTGTTACTTGCAGTGGCGGTGAAAGATCCATTTGGCTCGCTGACAAAGAATATCATCATTGATTATCTGATGAGTTGTTATAACGGCCAAGCAGGCAGCATGAACGCTGAAAAAGGTGGTGCGGGCCGTGGTCTTCACCAAATTATCGAGAATGCAGATTTAACCGTGTTTAATGTCAAAAAAGGCGTTCGCACAGAGGTGATCTGTCTATTTAACGTGGACGGACAGAAGCGCGAAGCGCAGCCCTCGTTCCACTATTTCTTCGTGTAG
- the lspA gene encoding signal peptidase II: MKRKYIWLVLISAFLVALDQVIKVYVHTHFHLGESISVIPNFFNITYVRNFGAAFGFLAESHPDFREIFFLAMPPIALIIILGILRGVKDDDTKQIIALSSIFGGAIGNYIDRVRFRYVIDFLDFHIYNRWSWPAFNIADMAIVGGVGLLLLLMFLENKKKEKEKTEGAA, translated from the coding sequence ATGAAACGTAAATATATCTGGCTTGTGCTTATCTCTGCTTTCCTTGTGGCTTTAGACCAAGTGATTAAGGTCTATGTTCACACGCACTTTCACCTGGGCGAATCCATCTCTGTCATTCCTAATTTCTTTAACATCACTTATGTAAGAAACTTCGGTGCGGCGTTTGGATTCTTGGCAGAAAGCCATCCAGATTTCCGAGAGATCTTTTTCTTAGCAATGCCGCCAATCGCGTTGATCATCATCCTAGGCATCTTACGTGGCGTGAAAGACGACGACACAAAACAAATTATCGCTCTTTCAAGCATCTTCGGTGGCGCTATCGGAAACTACATCGACCGCGTGCGCTTCCGCTACGTGATCGACTTCCTGGATTTCCATATTTACAATCGTTGGAGCTGGCCGGCATTCAACATCGCTGACATGGCCATTGTCGGTGGAGTAGGACTTCTTCTGCTTCTGATGTTCCTTGAGAATAAAAAGAAAGAAAAAGAGAAAACGGAAGGCGCTGCTTAA
- the pfkA gene encoding 6-phosphofructokinase: MAQFSKKIQKIGVYTSGGDAPGMNAAIRAVVRVGIAQNLEVYGIQNGYVGMMENKISQLHLRDMANIIQRGGTVLKTGRSTEFMKPEGRAKAAQHLRAAGIDAMVCIGGDGSFRGAHALWEEHQFPIVGVPGTIDNDIFGSDKTIGFDTAVNTALEAIDRIRDTAASHDRLFIVEVMGRNSGFIASHVGLAGGAEEIFTPEGNTTVEKALDRIKEAIGRGKTSSILITAEGQKPGRAYDLADAIRKKSGMDAKVCILGHQQRGGSPTAADRILASRMGAAAVDSLLKGYCDIMIGTEGERLVQVPLDLVTKNEKKTQLDLLSLANILAT; this comes from the coding sequence ATGGCTCAGTTCAGTAAGAAGATTCAGAAGATTGGTGTTTATACTAGCGGTGGCGATGCTCCCGGAATGAATGCGGCGATTCGTGCTGTGGTTCGGGTGGGGATTGCGCAAAATCTTGAGGTCTACGGTATTCAAAACGGATACGTCGGAATGATGGAAAATAAAATTTCGCAGCTTCATTTGCGTGATATGGCAAATATCATTCAACGTGGAGGCACTGTCTTAAAAACCGGCCGTTCTACTGAGTTCATGAAACCCGAAGGCCGTGCTAAAGCCGCTCAACACTTACGTGCTGCGGGTATTGATGCCATGGTTTGTATTGGTGGTGATGGATCTTTTCGCGGTGCTCATGCTCTTTGGGAAGAGCATCAATTTCCTATTGTCGGTGTTCCCGGCACGATTGATAACGATATTTTTGGAAGTGATAAAACGATTGGCTTTGATACGGCGGTGAATACGGCTCTTGAAGCTATCGATAGAATTCGTGATACGGCGGCTTCTCATGATCGTCTTTTTATCGTGGAAGTGATGGGTCGAAACTCTGGCTTTATTGCATCTCACGTCGGTCTTGCGGGTGGTGCTGAGGAAATCTTCACGCCTGAAGGAAATACTACGGTCGAAAAGGCTTTGGACCGTATTAAAGAAGCCATCGGTCGTGGCAAAACTAGCAGTATTCTTATCACTGCCGAAGGTCAAAAGCCGGGTCGCGCTTATGATCTTGCGGATGCCATTCGTAAAAAATCCGGAATGGATGCGAAGGTCTGCATTTTGGGTCATCAACAGCGTGGTGGATCACCAACCGCGGCAGATCGCATTCTAGCTAGCCGTATGGGCGCAGCCGCCGTTGATTCTCTGCTTAAAGGCTATTGCGATATCATGATCGGCACGGAAGGCGAACGCTTAGTGCAAGTGCCTTTAGACCTTGTGACTAAGAATGAAAAGAAGACCCAATTGGATCTTCTTTCTTTGGCGAACATTCTTGCTACATAG
- a CDS encoding DNA gyrase inhibitor YacG produces the protein MTEPQKPRQVKCPQCGRLALYSPENPFRPFCSERCRIIDLGAWASEEYKIPVKDSSSDALSMDDEDSSEDMH, from the coding sequence ATGACAGAACCTCAAAAACCAAGACAGGTTAAATGCCCGCAGTGCGGGCGTTTAGCGTTGTACTCACCAGAAAATCCTTTCCGTCCTTTCTGTTCAGAAAGATGTCGCATCATCGATCTTGGCGCGTGGGCCAGCGAAGAATACAAAATTCCCGTCAAAGATTCTTCAAGTGATGCTTTAAGTATGGATGACGAAGACTCTTCTGAAGATATGCACTGA
- a CDS encoding HU family DNA-binding protein yields MNKAQLIEKIATETKVSKAQAEMILDCAVENIKKSVKKGDDVKLVGFGTFTKAKRKARTGRNPQTGKAIKIPASWAPKFRAGAEFKSMVK; encoded by the coding sequence ATGAACAAAGCTCAACTTATCGAAAAAATCGCTACTGAAACAAAAGTTTCTAAAGCTCAAGCTGAAATGATCCTTGATTGCGCAGTAGAGAACATCAAGAAATCAGTAAAAAAAGGCGACGACGTTAAACTTGTTGGCTTCGGTACTTTCACTAAAGCTAAACGCAAAGCTCGCACTGGTCGCAACCCACAAACTGGTAAAGCAATCAAAATCCCAGCTTCTTGGGCTCCAAAATTCCGCGCTGGCGCAGAATTCAAATCAATGGTTAAGTAA
- a CDS encoding metal ABC transporter substrate-binding protein: MKSFVFATCLFCASTTFAKIKVVTTLPDIAEVVQAIGGSEVEVQSLLKGSEDPHYAEARPDYILKVNRADVLCSVGLELEVGWLPKVLEKAGNAKVSSGGKGSCILGKSVKPVDVPVGVINRSLGDVHPQGNPHFALSPEKLVEGASEVVRVLSEVDPGKASEFSKNYDAFKKKMTDLQTELSKSVKKVKVMEYHKEFTYFFNAYGLESIGSLEEKPGMPPSAARLAQVAKLAKDNKVAVLFATPSAPHKALERFTELSGIPVVTVPSYVQTSGNSDAKTIEGLQKLLVRSIP; the protein is encoded by the coding sequence GTGAAGAGTTTTGTATTTGCGACATGTTTATTCTGTGCTTCGACGACTTTTGCAAAAATCAAGGTCGTGACGACCCTTCCTGATATTGCCGAAGTTGTTCAGGCTATCGGCGGAAGCGAAGTGGAAGTTCAAAGCTTGCTGAAGGGAAGCGAAGACCCTCATTATGCTGAAGCTCGCCCTGATTATATATTGAAAGTGAACCGTGCGGATGTTCTTTGCTCCGTCGGATTAGAGCTGGAAGTCGGCTGGCTTCCTAAAGTTCTTGAAAAGGCCGGAAATGCAAAAGTGTCTTCGGGTGGCAAAGGCTCCTGCATCTTAGGAAAATCCGTAAAACCTGTGGATGTGCCAGTCGGTGTTATCAACCGATCGTTGGGAGATGTTCATCCTCAAGGAAATCCGCACTTTGCTTTGTCTCCAGAAAAGCTGGTTGAAGGTGCCAGCGAAGTTGTTCGCGTTTTATCAGAAGTGGATCCTGGGAAAGCCTCTGAATTTTCGAAAAATTATGATGCATTCAAAAAGAAGATGACGGACTTGCAGACAGAGCTTTCTAAGAGCGTGAAAAAAGTGAAGGTCATGGAATATCACAAGGAGTTTACTTACTTCTTTAATGCCTATGGGCTTGAGTCCATCGGGTCCTTAGAGGAAAAGCCAGGCATGCCACCGTCGGCGGCGCGCTTAGCTCAAGTGGCAAAATTGGCGAAGGACAATAAAGTAGCTGTCTTATTTGCCACTCCATCAGCCCCTCATAAGGCCTTGGAAAGATTCACAGAGCTTTCTGGAATTCCTGTTGTCACCGTCCCTTCGTATGTACAAACTTCTGGGAATTCCGACGCAAAGACGATTGAAGGCTTGCAAAAACTATTGGTAAGATCCATTCCATGA
- a CDS encoding metal ABC transporter permease: MSSFLDLLKIYQWALPASVVMAAVLALIGGQWTARAKSAQIFVLGQGSSLGIVLGFVLNLILGTDFHGLNLVLGLSLGWLTLLLSDFWIESRSDRNHVYLTLFVFFLSLTYLITSITPSLESHMAAAYFGDIAVMSNWGAQMSLVAALAFAVFLLWSWKELSMISFQLLNQSFIHRSGKNLVFDVGTLLLTTMAIQSMGYLYTMGSLFIATSFASSRSRNLNSYTVKILLIASLGSLLGFSISLLSTELPTVPCILIGQMLVGLLSYTKK; the protein is encoded by the coding sequence ATGAGTTCGTTTTTGGATTTACTGAAAATTTATCAGTGGGCTTTACCTGCCAGTGTAGTGATGGCGGCGGTGCTGGCATTGATTGGTGGCCAGTGGACGGCTCGCGCTAAAAGTGCGCAGATTTTTGTTTTGGGTCAAGGTTCTTCTTTAGGAATCGTGTTGGGTTTTGTTTTAAACCTTATCTTGGGTACTGACTTTCACGGATTGAATCTGGTTTTAGGTTTAAGCTTGGGTTGGTTGACGCTTTTACTTTCTGATTTTTGGATTGAGTCCCGCTCGGACCGCAACCACGTCTATTTAACACTTTTTGTTTTCTTTCTTTCTCTAACGTACTTGATCACTTCTATCACTCCCTCTTTAGAGTCACATATGGCGGCGGCGTATTTCGGTGATATCGCAGTGATGAGTAATTGGGGTGCGCAGATGAGCTTGGTCGCGGCGTTGGCATTTGCGGTTTTCTTATTGTGGAGTTGGAAAGAGCTTTCGATGATTTCTTTTCAGCTTTTAAACCAAAGCTTCATTCATCGCAGCGGCAAAAATCTGGTTTTTGATGTCGGGACCCTGCTTTTAACAACTATGGCTATTCAAAGCATGGGTTATCTTTACACCATGGGATCGCTTTTCATTGCGACAAGCTTTGCTTCGTCTCGCAGCCGAAACTTAAATTCTTATACAGTGAAAATACTTTTGATCGCTTCCTTAGGAAGTCTTTTGGGATTTAGTATTTCTTTATTATCCACAGAGCTTCCCACCGTCCCCTGCATCCTGATCGGACAGATGTTGGTGGGTCTATTGAGCTACACGAAGAAATAG
- a CDS encoding prolipoprotein diacylglyceryl transferase, producing MYPILPLSSTFGIPTYYLILSGTVCLCLWWLVRRSEQFKLSRKSTLDLSLIVMVGGFLGGRLFHVFYEDFPYYREEPIRIFQVWNGGFVFYGGALLAGLLALIYLFKKNKSNIKDYLDMFAPVLSFSYVMGRIACLLAGCCFGRYCELPWAFGGRHPTQAYAALWELGVLFILLGIEKAPRKKVGAVFYSWMILHAIGRLIMEYFRDDFRGPTLGISISSWISLLVILLGTYLLLRKPTHGGSTRS from the coding sequence TTGTACCCGATCCTTCCGCTTTCATCCACATTCGGTATTCCCACTTACTATCTGATTCTCAGTGGGACTGTTTGTCTATGCCTGTGGTGGTTGGTGCGTCGTTCGGAACAGTTCAAACTTTCGCGAAAAAGCACCCTCGACCTTAGTCTCATCGTCATGGTCGGTGGTTTTTTAGGCGGGCGCTTATTCCATGTTTTCTATGAAGACTTCCCCTACTACCGCGAAGAACCGATCCGCATCTTTCAAGTTTGGAATGGCGGTTTTGTTTTTTACGGTGGAGCCCTTTTAGCGGGACTTCTGGCCTTGATTTATCTTTTCAAAAAGAACAAAAGCAACATCAAAGACTATCTGGACATGTTTGCTCCCGTTCTTTCTTTTTCTTATGTCATGGGCCGTATCGCCTGTCTTTTAGCCGGATGTTGTTTCGGAAGATACTGCGAACTGCCGTGGGCCTTCGGTGGACGACATCCCACTCAAGCCTATGCCGCCTTGTGGGAATTAGGTGTGCTCTTTATTTTATTAGGAATTGAAAAAGCTCCGAGAAAAAAAGTAGGAGCCGTTTTTTATTCGTGGATGATCTTGCATGCGATCGGCCGCTTGATCATGGAATACTTCCGTGATGACTTTCGCGGGCCTACACTGGGCATTTCAATTTCAAGTTGGATCAGTCTGCTAGTGATCTTGCTTGGTACGTATCTACTTTTGCGGAAGCCAACACACGGGGGCTCGACACGCTCCTAG
- a CDS encoding ATP-binding cassette domain-containing protein, translated as MSSILEVRNLKARSREGMDLSPAVDFELQEGEVLFLRGENGSGKSTLLKTVLGLHKYYEGSFHLRISKQEMQYLPQLGNLNFHLPLTLQDMVPPTAQNLALLRGLDLNKKWNTASGGERQKVLLAAVLAKNPKLLVLDEPFNHVDKDSVQVLEDALAQFLKTNPQSSLILVSHRALVQNWASVKFLEIR; from the coding sequence ATGAGTTCTATTCTTGAAGTTCGAAATCTGAAAGCCCGCAGTCGTGAAGGAATGGATCTTTCACCGGCGGTCGACTTTGAACTTCAAGAAGGTGAAGTGCTTTTTTTGCGTGGAGAAAACGGTTCCGGTAAAAGCACTTTGCTAAAAACTGTTTTGGGTCTTCATAAATACTATGAAGGCTCTTTTCATTTACGTATTTCAAAACAGGAAATGCAGTATTTACCTCAGTTAGGAAACTTAAACTTCCACCTTCCATTGACTTTGCAAGACATGGTTCCACCGACCGCCCAAAACCTTGCGCTATTGCGCGGACTTGATCTGAATAAAAAATGGAACACAGCCAGCGGTGGTGAAAGACAGAAAGTTCTTCTTGCTGCTGTTCTGGCGAAAAATCCTAAGTTATTGGTGCTAGATGAACCTTTTAATCATGTGGATAAAGACTCTGTTCAAGTCCTAGAAGATGCTTTAGCACAGTTTCTTAAAACGAATCCGCAAAGCTCTTTGATTTTGGTATCTCATCGCGCCCTTGTGCAAAACTGGGCATCAGTGAAATTTCTGGAGATTCGATGA
- a CDS encoding response regulator transcription factor has product MDIKGKKLLLVEDDRNLREVLTEELQDRGMVVTSFEQTPSLTQITEAEWALLDLRVGSENGLQFLKDLKDKFPEVKVVMMSGFGSVASAVKAMQLGAHSFISKPVTPDMIIKAFTDQNVGEEVPEQEISLARMEREYIDYVLQSSDGNITQAAKKLGLHRQSLQRKLRKNIPNK; this is encoded by the coding sequence ATGGATATCAAAGGTAAAAAGCTTTTATTGGTTGAAGACGATCGTAACCTTCGGGAAGTTTTAACGGAAGAACTGCAAGACCGCGGCATGGTGGTCACAAGTTTTGAACAAACGCCTTCATTAACCCAGATCACCGAAGCCGAATGGGCACTTCTGGATCTGCGTGTGGGTTCTGAAAATGGCCTTCAGTTCTTAAAAGACCTCAAAGACAAATTTCCAGAAGTGAAAGTCGTGATGATGAGTGGATTTGGCAGTGTGGCTTCGGCAGTGAAAGCCATGCAACTAGGGGCGCACAGTTTTATCAGTAAACCCGTGACTCCAGATATGATCATCAAGGCCTTTACCGATCAAAATGTGGGTGAGGAAGTTCCAGAGCAAGAGATCTCTTTGGCTCGTATGGAACGAGAGTACATCGACTACGTTTTGCAGAGTTCTGATGGCAACATCACTCAGGCCGCGAAGAAATTAGGTTTGCATCGTCAAAGCTTGCAAAGAAAACTTCGCAAGAACATTCCGAACAAATAA
- a CDS encoding sigma-54-dependent transcriptional regulator encodes MLKVLVVDDDQGLRLSVKSALAVTQRFEVDEAFDGVNAMEKIKGGDKKYDLVILDVDMPRMNGLEALRQIKEFDPGIIAIIMTAHATLNDAIQAVKDGAYNYLPKPVGSDQLLQLIDKAVNAHNLISNIAASAPVMHEAGRKIIGHTSQMQKVFNIIHRLAKVDTPVLIRGASGTGKELVAKAIHYNSARKDEKFVAINCSAIPENLFESELFGHEKGSFTGADQRKIGKFQFAEGGTLFLDEVGDMPQLMQVKILRVLQEKLFTPVGSNREFPTNVRIIAATNRPLEDMIKAGTFREDLFYRLNVVPIFLPALAERKDDMDHMVNIFIKKFNQAHGKRINGIAPDAMAVLKKHTWPGNIRELENVIEHAFVLEMSNIITIASLPESLLIATGTNLIDVPPVMETAQSVASVGLASASQAHATLGDDDDADVGTDSEELDGEEIVPYNGSENLDFNAQKEAFEKEFIIKALKTFRGRINQTALHANIPKKTLLRKIEKYGIVAKDYAN; translated from the coding sequence ATGCTTAAGGTTTTGGTTGTAGACGACGATCAGGGCTTAAGACTTTCGGTTAAATCCGCACTCGCAGTCACTCAAAGATTTGAAGTCGACGAGGCTTTCGATGGCGTCAACGCTATGGAAAAAATCAAAGGCGGCGACAAGAAATACGATCTAGTGATTCTTGATGTGGACATGCCTCGCATGAACGGACTCGAAGCTCTTCGCCAAATCAAAGAATTTGATCCAGGTATCATCGCGATCATCATGACTGCTCACGCGACTTTGAATGATGCGATTCAAGCCGTTAAAGACGGTGCTTACAATTACCTTCCAAAACCTGTTGGCAGTGATCAGTTACTTCAATTGATCGATAAAGCCGTTAATGCTCACAACTTGATTTCAAATATCGCTGCTTCTGCACCCGTCATGCACGAAGCGGGTCGTAAAATCATCGGTCACACTTCACAAATGCAAAAGGTGTTTAACATCATTCACCGTCTTGCTAAGGTCGATACCCCTGTTTTGATTCGTGGTGCTTCGGGTACGGGTAAAGAACTTGTTGCTAAAGCGATTCACTACAACTCGGCTCGCAAAGATGAAAAGTTCGTCGCCATCAACTGCTCTGCAATTCCAGAAAATCTTTTTGAATCGGAACTATTCGGTCACGAAAAGGGCTCTTTCACGGGCGCAGATCAACGTAAAATTGGAAAATTCCAATTTGCTGAAGGCGGAACTCTGTTCCTCGATGAAGTGGGCGACATGCCGCAATTGATGCAAGTAAAGATCTTGCGCGTTCTTCAGGAAAAGCTTTTTACTCCGGTAGGTTCAAATCGCGAATTCCCAACAAATGTTAGAATTATCGCGGCGACAAATAGACCTCTTGAAGACATGATCAAAGCGGGCACTTTCCGCGAAGACTTGTTCTATCGTTTGAACGTTGTACCTATCTTCTTGCCAGCGTTGGCTGAACGCAAAGACGATATGGATCACATGGTGAATATCTTTATTAAGAAATTCAACCAAGCGCATGGCAAACGCATCAACGGAATTGCTCCAGATGCGATGGCAGTTCTTAAAAAGCACACATGGCCAGGAAACATCCGTGAACTTGAAAACGTGATCGAACACGCTTTCGTTCTAGAGATGTCGAACATCATCACGATCGCATCTTTACCTGAATCCTTGTTGATTGCGACAGGTACAAATTTGATCGATGTTCCACCGGTGATGGAAACCGCTCAAAGCGTGGCTTCTGTGGGATTGGCATCTGCTTCTCAGGCCCATGCGACTTTGGGTGATGACGATGATGCGGACGTGGGTACAGACTCTGAAGAGTTGGATGGCGAAGAAATCGTTCCTTACAACGGTTCCGAAAACCTAGATTTCAATGCGCAGAAAGAAGCTTTCGAAAAAGAGTTTATTATCAAAGCTCTTAAAACTTTCCGTGGTCGTATCAATCAAACGGCGTTGCACGCTAATATTCCGAAGAAGACACTTCTTAGAAAAATTGAGAAGTACGGAATCGTTGCGAAAGACTACGCCAACTAA
- a CDS encoding sensor histidine kinase, with amino-acid sequence MPGLIRFRWIAIFCLTLGIIPLIHWNLLQKRDIFYFIAVLALLATFNVLSQGLWPREDQARQKHTLVHLWVDLLAAAGLLFVSGSANNPFVSILCIHSFLGGMLLRQRASYLFGASVLLLLGLLQLETYLDARVTVGSDVSDLGLRFLSQWLLITASWFVSHYFSGLLQKNEMRIRLLQDRQHQADRLKSLGALTAGFSHQLATPMNSLKLRMERGLRKLSGDETAAREELEKAKTSLDECVQVFQHMASVFSRSSQAELHTVEIQKLAEDLLKVWEKENESAVIEKHFMTEPLSCRLQVLAFSNTFFDLLNNALEASPAGSKIYVRLFKKDSWILLEVTDLGEGLSEETLSRLGEPFVTTKVDGNGLGIYSAMMMAQAAGGEFKIFNNTSGRGATAQIRLPIEEA; translated from the coding sequence ATGCCTGGGCTGATTCGATTTCGCTGGATTGCGATATTCTGTCTAACTTTGGGGATTATTCCCCTGATTCATTGGAACCTTCTACAGAAAAGGGACATCTTCTATTTTATTGCTGTCCTGGCCTTGCTCGCGACCTTCAATGTTCTGTCGCAAGGTTTATGGCCGCGCGAAGATCAAGCTCGTCAAAAACATACATTGGTTCATCTGTGGGTGGATCTACTCGCGGCGGCGGGTTTGCTTTTCGTCAGCGGCTCTGCCAACAATCCCTTCGTCAGCATTCTTTGCATCCATTCCTTCTTAGGAGGCATGCTCTTGCGCCAAAGAGCCTCTTATCTTTTTGGAGCGTCCGTTCTTCTTTTGTTGGGCCTTTTGCAATTAGAGACCTACCTTGATGCTAGGGTGACAGTAGGCTCTGATGTTTCTGATTTAGGCTTAAGATTTCTTTCGCAATGGCTCTTGATCACCGCTTCTTGGTTTGTCAGTCATTATTTTTCAGGTCTCTTGCAGAAAAATGAAATGCGCATTCGTCTGCTACAGGACCGTCAGCACCAAGCCGACCGTTTGAAATCCTTAGGCGCATTGACGGCCGGGTTCTCTCATCAATTAGCGACTCCAATGAATTCCTTAAAACTTCGCATGGAGCGCGGTTTAAGAAAGCTTTCCGGCGACGAAACGGCCGCGCGCGAGGAGTTAGAAAAAGCTAAGACTTCTTTAGATGAGTGTGTGCAAGTGTTTCAACACATGGCTTCGGTCTTTTCTCGTTCTTCCCAGGCAGAGCTGCACACGGTGGAAATTCAGAAGCTGGCCGAAGATCTTTTAAAAGTCTGGGAAAAAGAAAATGAAAGTGCCGTTATTGAAAAGCACTTTATGACCGAGCCTCTGTCTTGCCGTTTGCAAGTACTGGCTTTTTCCAACACTTTCTTCGACTTGTTAAACAACGCTTTGGAGGCCTCTCCGGCTGGGTCTAAAATTTACGTGCGCTTGTTTAAAAAGGACTCTTGGATTCTTTTAGAGGTCACAGATCTTGGAGAAGGACTGTCTGAAGAAACTTTGTCTCGCTTGGGAGAGCCCTTCGTCACTACAAAGGTGGATGGCAATGGCTTGGGAATTTATTCTGCGATGATGATGGCACAAGCGGCGGGCGGAGAGTTTAAAATCTTTAATAACACCTCGGGAAGAGGCGCGACTGCGCAAATTCGTCTTCCCATTGAGGAGGCTTAA